From a single Streptomyces sannanensis genomic region:
- a CDS encoding helix-turn-helix domain-containing protein: MIAEFIRELIVIGTNEGLAAARARGRVGGRPTVATEEVIKAARDLLPDPGRSITSIAKLLGVSPGTLYNYIPDLRELRVGTVHRQLEARTR; the protein is encoded by the coding sequence ATAATCGCGGAGTTCATCCGCGAACTCATCGTCATCGGCACCAACGAGGGCCTGGCCGCCGCCCGCGCCCGCGGCCGGGTCGGCGGGCGCCCCACCGTCGCCACCGAGGAAGTCATCAAGGCCGCCCGCGACCTGCTGCCCGACCCTGGCCGCTCCATCACCTCGATCGCCAAGCTCCTCGGCGTCTCCCCAGGCACCCTCTACAACTACATCCCCGACCTGCGCGAACTGCGCGTCGGCACCGTCCACCGGCAGCTCGAAGCCCGTACGAGGTAG
- a CDS encoding site-specific integrase gives MLVQRVVLPTVRVDSWTVLGDDDVPVEPIERYLAYLTDVDRSPNTVRAYAYDLKDYWTFLAHRGLDWREVRLEDLGEYVVWLQLPPSGRKGQIAVLPSVEPHVSASTVNRKLSALSAFYAHQLRHGVDVGDLLTTLQPPGRRGGWKPFLHHISPGRPQPRRTISLKVPKKLPRVLTTAEMQAILDACDHLRDRFLFALLHETGMRIGEALGLRHADIAAAEREVTVVPRNNANRARSKSREQRSIPVSAELLRLWSDYLHAEYGDLDSDYVFVNLFAEPRGQALSYPAVYDLVLRLRRRTGIAFDPHWCRHTAATRALRDGVPIEVVSKLLGHSSVTTTSAVYGHLTVEDARRVLEKAGWFRGTEVQL, from the coding sequence ATGCTCGTACAGCGTGTCGTGTTGCCGACGGTGCGGGTGGACTCGTGGACGGTGCTGGGGGACGACGACGTTCCCGTGGAGCCGATCGAGCGCTACCTGGCCTATCTGACGGACGTCGACAGATCGCCCAACACCGTCAGGGCGTACGCCTACGACCTCAAGGACTACTGGACGTTCCTGGCCCACCGGGGACTGGACTGGCGTGAGGTCCGCCTGGAGGACCTGGGTGAGTACGTCGTCTGGCTGCAGCTGCCGCCGTCGGGCCGCAAGGGGCAGATCGCGGTGCTGCCCTCGGTGGAGCCGCACGTCAGCGCGTCCACGGTCAACCGCAAGCTGTCGGCACTGTCCGCGTTCTACGCCCACCAGTTGCGACACGGTGTCGATGTCGGTGATCTGCTGACGACCCTGCAGCCGCCCGGACGCCGGGGCGGCTGGAAGCCGTTCCTGCACCACATCAGCCCCGGCCGGCCCCAGCCTCGGCGAACGATCTCGCTGAAGGTCCCGAAGAAGCTGCCGCGCGTGCTTACGACGGCGGAGATGCAGGCCATCCTGGACGCCTGCGATCACCTGCGTGACCGCTTCCTGTTCGCTCTGCTCCATGAGACCGGGATGCGGATCGGCGAGGCCCTCGGCCTGCGGCATGCCGACATCGCCGCAGCCGAGCGGGAAGTCACGGTCGTTCCCCGGAACAACGCCAACCGGGCCAGGTCGAAGTCGCGCGAGCAGAGATCCATCCCGGTCAGCGCCGAGCTGCTGCGGCTGTGGAGCGACTACCTGCACGCCGAGTACGGAGATCTCGACAGCGACTACGTGTTCGTGAACCTCTTCGCTGAGCCGCGCGGACAGGCCCTGTCCTATCCGGCCGTCTACGACCTGGTGCTCCGGCTGCGGCGCCGCACCGGCATCGCCTTCGACCCGCACTGGTGCCGGCACACCGCGGCCACCCGGGCACTGCGTGACGGGGTCCCGATCGAGGTCGTCTCGAAGCTGCTCGGACATTCCTCGGTCACCACGACGTCGGCGGTTTACGGGCATCTGACCGTCGAGGACGCCCGCCGCGTCCTGGAGAAGGCCGGCTGGTTCCGGGGCACGGAGGTGCAGTTGTGA